The DNA sequence tgtttgtttagtcCCGTAGGATGCAATGTGAAAGTCGTGCCTATATGGATGATGATTATAACATCCTATTTCGAATGAGAGGGAAAAGTTTGTAATGCTATATATGCATGGATTCCTTATAATTTTATACAAGCACTTTAAAGACAAAAACTTTTGAGTCTAgagaagacaatatttacattACTGGGAGTGAGTTGTTACCTAGGCCATGTGTTTTGGTACTGAAATCATGGAACAAAACAGAGAACCATGAAAAAATGCCCCATTCAAGCCCTTATGCAAGACTTGTGGAGTTTAAAGAGACAAGACAATTCACTCTTCAATCAATCTACACTGATTCACACCAATCCAAGCATGGAAAACAAGTTCATGTCTCAAACCAAAACTATTGTATAGCCACAATTGCTGTGTAAACAAGTATAAATCCATAATCCCAAACCAAAACTATATTCTAACAACCAAAACTATAAATCCATAATCCCAAACCAAAACTATATTCTAACAACCAATTCTCACACGACTTTTTCCAATTAAGTGGTTTCAGTATCATTAAGACAACAAGGTGTTGCCCCTGCTCCTCAATCAGAATAGACAATTGTTGGCTTTTATTCTATTGAATCTATCCAATTGTATTGTAGGGTAAAGGTCTTTGCAGAGCTTAGCTGATGGGGTATAAGAACCAGTACTGCTCTTTGTATCCCCAGTAGAGATTGCCATTGATTTCATATGTAGCTGAGCATCCTCCATTAAAGGCCTTGGAGGAGAAGAATACTTGGAGGCTTTCTGCTTGGCCTTGATTGACTCTGTGAGATTCATGTAGCTGGGTCTGCTTGTATGATTCTCCTCTACCATCTCCATTACTGTATTGCTAGATGATGAGGTTGATTCTGAGCTTCCATCATAGAGAAATTCAGAGCTCGGGTCGGAAGATGATCGAGAAATTTGGCCAACAACCGGAGATCTTGGATACATCCTGGGAGTGAGGCTGTTGTTgttccttttaggtttgagtaTGCTGTGCTCAGAAGAATTTGATCGAAAACCGGCGGTATAACAATCTTCACTTCTTCTAGACAATGGAGTCATCTCTGGCCGCTCGGTCTGGACTTCTTCCATCAACCGGTTTTCCCACGGCTTTGCTGCCATCCATCTTTCCAACCAGGTCAATCCTGGGCTGTTATTGTCCTGCTTCTGCTGCTTGAGAGAATTCGCCGATTTGCTTGTTCTCAAATATGGGCAATGGTTTGTTCTTGAGGGCTGAAAACAAGAACAGATTTCAATGCTCAATCCCAACACATTGGGATCTAATATCTCACCAAGAAATACTACAGAAGAGCCAAAACAAAGTTTGctaactgttttcaaaaacaggtttttgttttgtaaaaccaaaacaataaaacaaGTTTAACAATCAGAAAGTATAAAACATAGTGGTTTCAGATAACATCTTTCGGTTctgagaattgttttaaaaaataatcataaaaataaaaaaacacaatgtgtaaaagttatttataaaacatatttaaaaacattttaaattccaaattagATGTTTGTTTTACCAAATGTCAATTGtcaaataacaattttcaaaaattgtttttcagaaCCGTTTTAAAAAGAcagttatgtttgttttttcttgaaatcattACCTTCTGAGAGATGGAGTAGGAAATTGCTCTCTCCCTCTTGATAGCTCCTTCTTGCCTCATCTGTAACTTTGTTCTTACTTGGTCCACAGTGCCCCTTCTATCACACCATCCTTCCTGAAAATTCCCAAGACTAACCATTACTAAATGAAAAACAACACaaagaattgaaataaaaaactaaagagCCTATAATTATAGTACCTCTGCCTGCTTAATGGGATCTGGCAGGTTTTGAAGATGATCAGGAACTTTCTGCTGTGCCTGCCCTTCTGAGGCCATGCTCACAC is a window from the Vitis riparia cultivar Riparia Gloire de Montpellier isolate 1030 chromosome 9, EGFV_Vit.rip_1.0, whole genome shotgun sequence genome containing:
- the LOC117921676 gene encoding protein IQ-DOMAIN 1-like, yielding MGGSGNWLKSLIGHKNAQIKDHEKEGGGNGRRKWRLWRSSSGGLGLKGKNVAASEASDSSVVAGNGFSAAVAAVVRAPPKDFMVVRQEWAAIRIQTAFRGLLARRALRALKALVRLQAIVRGRQVRKQAAVTLRCMQALVRVQARVRAQCVSMASEGQAQQKVPDHLQNLPDPIKQAEEGWCDRRGTVDQVRTKLQMRQEGAIKRERAISYSISQKPSRTNHCPYLRTSKSANSLKQQKQDNNSPGLTWLERWMAAKPWENRLMEEVQTERPEMTPLSRRSEDCYTAGFRSNSSEHSILKPKRNNNSLTPRMYPRSPVVGQISRSSSDPSSEFLYDGSSESTSSSSNTVMEMVEENHTSRPSYMNLTESIKAKQKASKYSSPPRPLMEDAQLHMKSMAISTGDTKSSTGSYTPSAKLCKDLYPTIQLDRFNRIKANNCLF